The proteins below are encoded in one region of Hordeum vulgare subsp. vulgare chromosome 3H, MorexV3_pseudomolecules_assembly, whole genome shotgun sequence:
- the LOC123443938 gene encoding dihydroflavonol 4-reductase: MDGNKGPVVVTGASGFVGSWLVMKLLQAGYTVRATVRDPANVEKTKPLLELPGAKERLSIWKADLSEDGSFNEAIAGCTGVFHVATPMDFDSQDPENEVIKPTVEGMLSIMRACKEAGTVKRIVFTSSAGSVNIEERPRPAYDQDNWSDIDYCRRVKMTGWMYFVSKALAEKAAMEYASENGLDFISIIPTLVVGPFLSAGMPPSLVTALALITGNEAHYSILKQVQLVHLDDLCDAMTFLFEHPEANGRYICSSHDATIHGLARMLQDRFPEYDIPQKFAGVDDNLQPIHFSSKKLLDHGFSFRYTTEDMFDAAIHTCRDKGLIPLGDVPAPAAGGKLGALAAGEGQAIGAET; the protein is encoded by the exons ATGGACGGGAACAAAGGGCCGGTGGTGGTGACCGGAGCGTCGGGTTTCGTAGGGTCGTGGCTCGTCATGAAGCTCCTCCAGGCCGGGTACACCGTCCGGGCAACCGTCCGCGACCCGG CCAACGTCGAGAAGACAAAGCCATTGCTGGAGCTTCCCGGAGCCAAGGAGCGGCTGTCCATCTGGAAGGCCGACCTGAGCGAGGATGGCAGCTTCAACGAGGCCATCGCGGGCTGCACCGGCGTCTTCCACGTCGCCACGCCCATGGACTTCGACTCCCAAGACCCCGAG AACGAGGTGATCAAGCCGACGGTGGAAGGgatgttgagcatcatgagggcaTGCAAGGAGGCCGGCACCGTGAAACGCATCGTCTTCACCTCCTCCGCCGGCAGCGTCAACATCGAGGAGCGGCCGAGGCCAGCCTACGACCAGGACAACTGGAGCGACATCGACTACTGCCGCCGCGTCAAGATGACAGGATGG ATGTACTTCGTGTCCAAGGCCCTGGCAGAGAAGGCCGCCATGGAGTACGCCAGCGAGAACGGCCTggacttcatcagcatcatccccACGCTCGTCGTCGGCCCGTTCCTCAGCGCCGGCATGCCGCCCAGCCTGGTCACCGCCCTCGCGCTCATCACGGGGAACGAAGCCCACTACTCGATCCTGAAGCAGGTGCAGCTGGTCCACCTGGACGACCTCTGCGACGCCATGACTTTCCTCTTCGAGCACCCGGAGGCCAACGGCCGCTACATCTGCTCctcccacgacgccaccatccaCGGCCTCGCCAGGATGCTCCAGGACAGGTTCCCGGAGTACGACATCCCGCAGAAGTTCGCGGGGGTCGACGACAACCTTCAGCCCATCCACTTCTCCTCCAAGAAGCTCCTAGACCACGGCTTCAGCTTCCGGTACACCACCGAGGACATGTTCGACGCCGCCATCCACACCTGCAGGGACAAGGGCCTCATTCCGCTGGGAGACGTCCCGGCACCTGCAGCCGGCGGCAAGCTGGGAGCTCTTGCTGCGGGGGAAGGCCAAGCCATTGGTGCAGAGACGTAA